In Rhodothermus profundi, the following are encoded in one genomic region:
- the porQ gene encoding type IX secretion system protein PorQ: MKMWRFLPVLWLCVVPPSRAQEIPLGGFAFLRLPSSARVAALGETPLAVADDDVALFLLNPALLHTGQHRQFQVSYLNHVGGIRAGTVAYAWHQENSGTLGLALRFLDWGAIDEADPEGNRNGTFRPLDLALTVGLGRTLHTSLYYGVNLHLIHSTLAERQATAVALDAGIRYEIPNQLLTLSGSLHYLGLTLQSLGTMPDRLPFDVRLSLRKRLRYLPLQLTVTLYDLPHLGRLPENQTWLGRLFYYLNFGAELGASRSFQLRFGYSYRRHEMLKIRPRLDLAGFNAGFGLRIVGLHFDYAFSSWSTLGTLHYLTVQTRL, encoded by the coding sequence ATGAAGATGTGGCGATTCCTGCCGGTGCTCTGGCTGTGCGTGGTCCCTCCGTCGCGGGCGCAGGAGATTCCGCTGGGGGGGTTTGCTTTTCTCCGTTTGCCGAGTTCGGCTCGCGTGGCCGCGCTTGGCGAAACGCCCCTGGCCGTCGCCGACGATGACGTGGCCCTGTTCCTGCTGAATCCCGCCTTACTGCACACCGGGCAACATCGCCAGTTTCAAGTAAGCTACCTGAACCATGTAGGGGGCATTCGCGCCGGCACGGTTGCGTATGCCTGGCATCAGGAAAACAGCGGGACGCTTGGCCTGGCCCTGCGCTTTCTGGACTGGGGCGCTATCGACGAAGCCGATCCGGAAGGGAATCGGAACGGTACATTTCGGCCCCTAGACCTGGCATTAACGGTCGGTCTCGGACGCACCCTCCATACGTCCCTTTACTATGGGGTCAACCTGCACCTGATCCACTCCACTCTGGCTGAACGGCAAGCTACAGCCGTTGCCCTGGATGCAGGTATTCGGTATGAAATTCCTAATCAGTTGCTGACGCTCAGTGGTAGCCTGCACTATCTGGGCCTTACGTTGCAGTCGCTGGGCACCATGCCCGACCGCCTGCCGTTCGACGTGCGTCTGAGCCTGCGCAAAAGGCTGCGGTACCTCCCCCTGCAGCTTACCGTTACGCTGTACGATCTGCCGCACCTGGGGCGGCTGCCCGAGAATCAGACCTGGCTGGGCCGCCTGTTCTATTACCTGAACTTCGGGGCTGAGCTAGGGGCCAGCCGGTCGTTTCAACTGCGCTTCGGCTACAGCTATCGCCGCCACGAGATGCTGAAGATACGCCCCCGCCTGGACCTGGCCGGGTTTAATGCAGGTTTTGGCCTGCGCATTGTTGGATTGCATTTCGACTACGCCTTCAGTTCCTGGTCCACACTGGGCACGCTGCATTATCTGACGGTCCAGACCCGGCTATAA
- a CDS encoding xylulokinase, producing the protein MLLLGFDIGSSFIKGALVEAESGRLCASVAVPEQELKITSPCPGWAEQDPAQWWQGMQQAVAALRRQYPFAPEAVGGIGLSYQMHGLVLIDRQGRVLRPAIIWCDSRAVSIGARAFQTLGVERCLRRLLNSPGNFTATRLRWVRENEPACYRKAYKWLLPGDYVAFCLTGEPTTTVSGLSEGICWDFLEEAPAYWLLDYLEIDRSLMPRLVPTFGLQGELTRTAAEALGLKPGTPVAYRAGDQPNNAFSLGVLHPGQVATTAGTSGVIYAVDDTPRYDSQTRVNTFVHVNHSSEQRRYGILLCLNGTGILYRWLREVFGGTLSYAAMNEEASAAPVGSDGLCVLPFGNGAERMLRNQTLGASIHGLDFNRHGRAHLLRAAKEGIAFALAYGLEIIRRMGLTVEKVRAGRANLFLSPLFSRIYATVNRTVVELYDTEGAVGAARGAGVGIGLYASPEAALQDMAPVATVEPEPTWEGPYQEAYQNWCDILVRQRQSAA; encoded by the coding sequence ATGCTACTGCTGGGGTTTGATATAGGCAGCTCCTTCATTAAAGGGGCCCTGGTGGAGGCAGAAAGCGGGCGTCTTTGCGCTTCGGTGGCGGTTCCGGAGCAGGAACTGAAGATTACGTCGCCCTGTCCCGGCTGGGCCGAACAGGATCCGGCGCAGTGGTGGCAGGGCATGCAGCAGGCCGTAGCGGCGCTGCGTCGGCAATATCCTTTTGCCCCTGAGGCAGTTGGTGGCATCGGCCTTTCCTACCAGATGCACGGCCTGGTGCTGATTGACCGGCAGGGACGGGTGCTGCGTCCGGCCATCATCTGGTGCGACAGTCGGGCCGTATCGATCGGGGCTCGGGCTTTCCAGACGCTGGGAGTGGAGCGATGCCTGCGCCGTCTGCTAAACAGTCCAGGCAACTTTACCGCCACCAGACTGCGCTGGGTGCGCGAAAACGAACCCGCATGCTATCGGAAGGCTTACAAATGGCTGTTGCCAGGTGACTATGTGGCTTTTTGCCTGACCGGCGAACCCACAACTACCGTTTCCGGGCTCTCGGAAGGTATCTGCTGGGACTTTCTGGAGGAGGCACCTGCCTACTGGCTGCTAGATTACCTGGAGATCGACCGGTCCCTGATGCCGCGCCTGGTGCCCACGTTTGGACTCCAGGGTGAGCTGACGCGAACGGCTGCCGAGGCGCTGGGCCTCAAGCCGGGCACTCCGGTCGCCTACCGGGCGGGCGATCAGCCCAACAACGCCTTCTCGCTGGGCGTGCTGCATCCCGGTCAGGTTGCCACGACCGCCGGCACCTCGGGCGTCATCTATGCCGTGGACGACACGCCGCGCTACGATTCCCAGACGCGCGTCAATACGTTTGTCCACGTCAATCACTCATCGGAGCAACGACGCTATGGGATATTGTTGTGCCTGAACGGCACGGGGATTCTCTATCGCTGGCTCCGAGAAGTTTTCGGGGGCACGCTGAGCTATGCAGCCATGAACGAAGAGGCGTCTGCTGCACCGGTCGGGTCCGACGGCCTCTGCGTGTTGCCTTTCGGCAATGGCGCTGAACGCATGCTCCGCAACCAGACGCTGGGCGCCTCCATCCATGGGCTTGATTTCAACCGCCATGGGCGGGCGCATCTGCTGCGGGCTGCTAAAGAGGGGATTGCCTTTGCGCTGGCCTACGGCCTTGAGATAATCCGCCGGATGGGGCTGACAGTTGAGAAAGTGCGAGCGGGCCGCGCTAACCTCTTTCTGAGCCCTCTGTTCTCGCGAATTTATGCCACCGTTAACCGCACGGTCGTGGAGCTATATGATACCGAGGGAGCCGTCGGTGCAGCTCGCGGAGCAGGTGTCGGGATTGGGCTCTATGCGTCCCCGGAGGCTGCCCTGCAGGATATGGCTCCAGTGGCAACGGTTGAACCGGAGCCTACCTGGGAGGGACCCTACCAGGAAGCCTACCAGAACTGGTGCGACATTCTGGTCCGTCAACGGCAATCTGCAGCGTAA
- a CDS encoding TIM barrel protein has translation MAHAQTYHSICRWTFHAGKGGFVPAHMRPSWAADRFQTVEFIYLVKEKIAPRLPDTITLGVELHYDNEVNEQNAEAVARALADTGLHLAMITPGAHVHFAYGGLCSLDPKERAAAEALGQRTVALAYGPLRSAWHPDPEKAPTLVIWNGSFGYDLATIGVRQMYRNLKESLARLCQFEQAQGGALYIGIEPKPNEGHPAMLLPTVASALLFWRQLADEYGIDRTRKGVNMEIGHSEMIGLDTVYDVVEQLEEQAIVHFHLNSQGYNDGIILGGPGRYDIDHGVRINGINIVLAGLLKQAGYSRWLGHDMQPRPYDNEAQAIDRVVRSVLSWEACRRAAEQLDEAELLAWLARRETARAEDLMRAALVEAQRQFDMLYEP, from the coding sequence ATGGCTCATGCACAGACCTACCATAGCATCTGCCGTTGGACGTTCCATGCAGGCAAGGGGGGCTTCGTTCCGGCCCATATGCGGCCATCCTGGGCGGCCGATCGTTTTCAGACGGTCGAATTTATCTATCTGGTCAAGGAGAAAATCGCCCCGCGCCTGCCCGATACGATCACGCTGGGTGTTGAGCTGCACTACGACAACGAAGTCAATGAGCAAAATGCGGAAGCGGTCGCGCGGGCCCTGGCCGATACCGGTTTGCATCTGGCAATGATCACCCCAGGCGCGCATGTTCATTTTGCCTATGGAGGGCTCTGCTCGCTGGATCCGAAGGAGCGGGCTGCTGCGGAGGCGTTAGGACAACGCACGGTCGCGCTGGCTTATGGGCCGCTGCGGTCAGCCTGGCACCCGGATCCTGAAAAAGCACCTACGCTGGTAATCTGGAATGGCTCGTTTGGCTACGACCTGGCCACGATAGGCGTGCGCCAGATGTACCGCAACCTGAAGGAGAGCCTGGCCCGGCTCTGCCAGTTCGAGCAGGCACAAGGGGGAGCCCTGTACATCGGTATTGAGCCAAAGCCGAACGAGGGACATCCTGCCATGCTGCTGCCGACCGTGGCCAGCGCGCTGCTCTTCTGGCGTCAGCTAGCCGACGAGTACGGGATTGACCGAACTCGGAAAGGGGTAAACATGGAGATCGGTCACTCAGAAATGATCGGTCTTGATACCGTCTATGATGTGGTCGAGCAGCTCGAAGAGCAGGCCATAGTGCATTTTCATCTAAACAGCCAGGGCTACAACGACGGCATCATTCTGGGCGGACCGGGCCGCTACGACATCGACCACGGCGTGCGCATCAACGGGATCAACATCGTGCTGGCCGGTCTGCTGAAGCAGGCAGGCTATAGCCGCTGGCTTGGGCACGACATGCAGCCCCGGCCCTACGACAACGAAGCGCAGGCCATCGACCGTGTGGTGCGTAGCGTTCTGAGCTGGGAGGCCTGCCGCCGCGCTGCCGAACAGCTAGACGAAGCGGAATTGCTGGCATGGCTGGCCCGTCGGGAGACGGCACGGGCCGAAGACCTGATGCGAGCAGCGCTGGTCGAAGCGCAACGTCAATTTGATATGCTCTATGAGCCCTGA
- a CDS encoding BatD family protein — protein sequence MRRGILLLLLIGAWTTSGAAQQQTVELQARVSRTQIGMGETVVYTVEVIGTLPSALRMPEPPPTEGLALVYPMPTVHRQYSLTGGRIQQRIRYSWRFRPVRPGKARIGAFQLQVGDQILTTDPIELTIYDAPTAPPAEALPEAVASAPDLFIEATLRPTTPYEQQQTVLEYRLFFREGLQVWRSRLVGSWETEGFWREELKVEDRPLPERVLRHGIPYYTFVLQRIALFPTRSGTLRIDPLTIESEVSVQPDPLDPFATLLHPSQSEPRRIAAPALAVSVRPLPKGAPPAFIDAVGQFRLEAAAAPTAVSVGEPVTITLRLSGTGNLPTLTPPRLHLDSSFAVYPADDALVLDRRGPRLSGTRTLTYVLVPHQADRLTLPPVRFTYFDPEARAYRTLTASLPALVVRPAPVSSPASPVATSSPEAAPFRWYRLLPYAGGSLLLLAFLLWIWRRRGASPQVRPSATQAATLPPSTLEPRLFYRRLEEALRQAAGRYLGQDARGLTRSHLCERLRQQGLPEAEVVRMARLLAACEAACYAPTPPDPAQTLCHHREAVQLLQYLNGKALT from the coding sequence ATGAGGCGAGGGATCCTTCTGCTCCTGCTGATAGGCGCCTGGACAACCTCTGGAGCCGCGCAGCAACAAACGGTAGAGCTTCAGGCGCGTGTCAGCCGTACCCAGATCGGCATGGGGGAAACGGTCGTCTACACGGTCGAAGTAATCGGCACCCTTCCCAGCGCCCTTCGCATGCCAGAGCCCCCTCCCACCGAAGGACTGGCCCTCGTCTACCCGATGCCGACTGTCCATCGCCAGTATTCACTGACTGGCGGACGCATCCAGCAGCGCATTCGCTACAGCTGGCGCTTCCGACCGGTGCGCCCGGGCAAAGCCCGCATCGGCGCCTTCCAGCTCCAGGTGGGCGACCAGATCCTGACCACCGACCCGATTGAACTCACCATTTACGACGCGCCCACAGCACCACCCGCCGAAGCCCTGCCGGAGGCAGTGGCTTCTGCTCCCGATCTGTTCATTGAAGCAACCCTGCGCCCCACTACGCCCTACGAGCAGCAACAGACCGTCCTGGAGTACCGACTGTTCTTTCGAGAAGGATTGCAGGTCTGGCGCAGTCGCCTTGTCGGCTCCTGGGAGACCGAAGGCTTCTGGCGCGAAGAGCTCAAAGTTGAAGACCGGCCACTGCCCGAGCGCGTATTGCGCCACGGCATCCCGTACTACACGTTCGTCTTGCAGCGCATTGCGCTATTTCCTACGCGCAGCGGCACGCTACGTATAGATCCACTCACCATTGAAAGCGAAGTCTCTGTGCAGCCAGATCCCCTAGACCCCTTTGCCACGCTGTTGCATCCAAGCCAGAGCGAGCCGCGGCGCATTGCCGCCCCGGCGCTTGCCGTGTCGGTACGACCGCTTCCCAAAGGCGCCCCGCCTGCCTTTATCGACGCCGTGGGGCAGTTTCGCCTGGAAGCAGCAGCAGCGCCGACAGCCGTCAGCGTCGGGGAGCCGGTAACCATCACGCTCCGACTTTCCGGCACCGGCAACCTGCCCACCCTGACCCCGCCCCGTCTCCATCTGGACTCCAGCTTTGCCGTCTATCCGGCCGACGACGCGCTAGTCCTTGACCGTCGCGGCCCTCGCCTGAGTGGCACGCGCACGTTGACTTACGTGCTCGTGCCGCACCAGGCTGACCGGCTGACGCTACCCCCTGTGCGCTTTACTTACTTTGATCCAGAAGCCCGTGCCTACCGCACGCTGACCGCTTCCCTTCCCGCGCTGGTCGTGCGCCCGGCTCCGGTCTCTTCCCCGGCCTCTCCGGTCGCTACCTCTTCGCCAGAAGCTGCCCCTTTCCGCTGGTACCGCCTGCTGCCCTATGCCGGTGGTAGCCTGCTGCTCCTGGCCTTCCTGCTCTGGATATGGCGACGTCGAGGAGCCAGCCCCCAGGTGCGCCCTTCGGCCACGCAGGCCGCGACGCTGCCCCCCTCCACCCTGGAGCCCCGCCTGTTCTACCGACGCCTGGAGGAAGCGCTGCGGCAAGCTGCGGGACGCTACCTGGGCCAGGATGCACGTGGCCTGACGCGCTCCCACCTATGCGAACGCCTGCGCCAGCAGGGCCTGCCTGAAGCAGAAGTAGTTCGGATGGCCCGGCTGCTGGCTGCCTGCGAGGCGGCCTGCTACGCGCCGACTCCTCCCGACCCGGCGCAGACGCTTTGTCACCACCGAGAGGCGGTCCAACTACTGCAATATCTCAACGGAAAGGCTCTTACCTGA
- a CDS encoding tetratricopeptide repeat protein, with protein MRLVLGIALLWLLLADDGARQGRRGNAAYRAERYAEAAELYRQGLLLTQDPAVRFGLQYNLGAALLRLGEAGAARAAFDAALRLASNHTERARAAYNAGNAAFTEGDLQAALYYYRMALLADPDFEDARFNYEYVLRHLPSSPPPSPSGGSATHNDPNNASARNTPGRGLANRGSRENANPSDSQSDAAKPQQPSSTKPGAPPPPSQLSPEAAARLLEALQRQEQEALRRALRLPTTPRKVQKDW; from the coding sequence ATGCGGCTTGTGCTTGGAATCGCGCTGCTGTGGCTGCTGCTGGCGGACGACGGCGCCCGCCAGGGACGTCGCGGAAACGCCGCCTACCGGGCCGAACGCTACGCCGAAGCGGCCGAGCTTTATCGCCAGGGATTGCTTCTGACGCAGGATCCGGCGGTACGCTTTGGACTGCAGTATAATCTGGGAGCCGCGCTGCTTCGCTTAGGGGAAGCAGGGGCCGCCCGCGCCGCCTTCGACGCCGCGCTCCGCCTGGCCTCCAACCATACCGAGCGCGCACGCGCTGCCTATAATGCCGGCAACGCCGCTTTCACAGAAGGGGATCTGCAGGCTGCGTTGTACTACTATCGTATGGCCCTGCTGGCCGACCCCGACTTTGAGGACGCCCGCTTCAACTATGAATACGTGCTGCGTCATCTACCCTCCTCCCCCCCACCCTCTCCCTCAGGCGGTAGCGCAACGCACAACGACCCGAACAACGCCTCCGCCCGGAACACGCCGGGTCGGGGCCTGGCAAACAGAGGCTCACGCGAAAACGCCAACCCGTCCGACTCCCAGAGCGATGCGGCAAAGCCGCAACAACCGTCGTCTACAAAGCCCGGTGCACCGCCTCCCCCTTCACAGCTCTCGCCCGAAGCAGCCGCCCGCCTTCTTGAGGCCCTGCAACGCCAGGAACAGGAAGCGCTCCGACGTGCCCTTCGGCTGCCTACTACGCCGCGCAAGGTACAAAAAGACTGGTAA
- a CDS encoding VWA domain-containing protein: MNLHWLHPEGLWTLAAVPGMALLWWWAARRRQRDLHRLGDPALIGRLTAPAPGRARLRAALLLSALALLSLALAGPRTGLQPRPVERRGLDLLIALDVSASMLAEDVAPSRLARARYELYHLLERLEGDRVGLILFAGDAFLQCPFTTDYGAVRLFLDVADPSLIPTPGTDYVRMLQVALQAFETPQPEETPRSRVLLVVSDGENHAAGFEQALQQLKEAGIERLAIGVGEPEGAPIPVYRNGRRTGFRRDTEGRVVHTRLEPATLQALAEPDGYLHLGRTGSVVSLLLKRLEGFARTPMATETFETYAERYQWPLALALLLLALEALLPERRRTLQTA, encoded by the coding sequence ATGAACCTGCACTGGCTCCATCCGGAAGGACTCTGGACGCTGGCTGCCGTGCCCGGCATGGCCCTGCTATGGTGGTGGGCCGCGCGCCGCCGCCAGCGCGACCTGCACCGCCTGGGCGATCCCGCGCTGATTGGCCGGCTCACTGCGCCCGCGCCCGGTCGCGCCCGCCTGCGCGCAGCGTTGCTGCTTTCGGCCCTTGCATTGCTCAGCCTGGCCCTGGCCGGTCCCCGCACCGGGCTGCAACCACGCCCCGTAGAACGCCGAGGCCTCGATCTACTGATCGCCCTGGACGTATCGGCCTCTATGCTGGCCGAAGACGTAGCGCCCAGCCGCCTGGCCCGTGCCCGCTACGAGCTGTACCACCTGCTCGAGCGGCTCGAAGGGGACCGCGTGGGCCTGATTCTGTTTGCGGGCGACGCCTTCCTGCAGTGCCCGTTCACCACCGATTACGGAGCCGTACGGCTGTTTCTAGACGTGGCTGATCCGTCCCTGATTCCCACGCCCGGCACCGACTACGTTCGGATGCTCCAGGTGGCCCTGCAGGCGTTTGAGACGCCGCAGCCGGAAGAAACGCCACGCAGCCGTGTGCTGCTGGTTGTTTCGGATGGAGAAAACCATGCGGCCGGCTTTGAGCAGGCCCTTCAGCAGTTGAAAGAGGCGGGCATCGAACGACTGGCCATCGGCGTGGGCGAACCCGAAGGCGCCCCGATCCCCGTGTATCGCAACGGACGTCGCACAGGTTTTCGGCGCGACACTGAAGGCCGCGTTGTGCATACACGTCTGGAGCCGGCTACCCTGCAGGCATTGGCTGAACCCGACGGGTACCTCCACCTGGGACGCACCGGCAGCGTTGTGTCCCTGTTGCTGAAACGGCTGGAAGGTTTTGCCCGGACCCCGATGGCAACCGAGACGTTCGAAACCTACGCCGAACGCTACCAGTGGCCGCTGGCGCTGGCGTTGCTGTTGCTGGCGCTGGAGGCCCTCTTGCCTGAGCGACGTCGAACCCTTCAGACCGCCTGA
- a CDS encoding vWA domain-containing protein yields MTFAQPQWLWLLVLVPFLAFVRWWHTRRQSGDLLFSSTALVDQVPATFWSRLRGLPFALRLATLTLGILALARPQQPHVFEKRTVEGRDLMLVLDLSSSMLAQDFTPSRFEVARRTAIQFVQGRPVDRIGLVVFAGQAFTQVPPTLDHRFLLTMLRRLQVGRLEDGTAIGTAIATAVNRLKNTEARSKVIILLTDGQNNRGEIDPPTAAELARQAGIRIYTIGLSGRGEAPYPRQTPSGTRPQPVPVEIDEAMMRDVAEKTGGRYFRATDARTLEAIYAEIDRLEKSPVAVTRYETVRERYAVFLGPALLLLLLEVVLRTTRLRRLVVT; encoded by the coding sequence ATGACCTTTGCGCAGCCACAGTGGCTCTGGTTGCTGGTGCTGGTCCCCTTCCTGGCATTCGTGCGCTGGTGGCACACGAGGCGTCAAAGCGGGGATTTGCTCTTCAGCAGCACGGCGCTGGTGGACCAAGTGCCCGCTACTTTCTGGAGCCGTCTCCGCGGCCTTCCCTTCGCCCTCCGACTGGCTACGCTGACGCTGGGTATCCTGGCACTGGCCCGCCCTCAGCAGCCACATGTCTTCGAAAAGCGCACCGTTGAGGGGCGTGATCTGATGCTGGTGCTCGACCTGTCGTCGTCCATGCTGGCCCAGGATTTCACGCCCAGTCGCTTTGAAGTGGCCCGCCGCACCGCCATCCAGTTTGTGCAGGGCCGCCCGGTCGACCGGATCGGACTGGTCGTTTTTGCCGGACAGGCCTTCACGCAGGTGCCCCCTACGCTGGACCATCGTTTTCTCCTGACCATGCTGCGGCGCCTTCAGGTCGGGCGCCTTGAAGATGGAACGGCTATCGGCACCGCCATTGCCACGGCCGTCAACCGGCTGAAAAACACCGAGGCTCGCAGCAAGGTGATCATTCTACTGACCGACGGCCAAAACAACCGGGGCGAGATCGATCCGCCTACTGCCGCCGAGCTGGCGCGCCAGGCAGGCATTCGCATCTACACCATCGGTCTCAGCGGCCGGGGCGAGGCCCCCTATCCAAGACAGACGCCTTCCGGCACCCGGCCGCAGCCCGTACCCGTTGAGATTGACGAGGCCATGATGCGCGACGTGGCCGAAAAAACCGGCGGTCGCTACTTCCGCGCCACCGACGCCCGCACCTTAGAAGCCATTTACGCAGAGATCGATCGCCTCGAGAAGAGTCCGGTCGCGGTTACCCGCTACGAAACGGTCCGGGAACGCTACGCCGTCTTTCTGGGACCGGCCCTGCTGCTACTCCTGCTGGAAGTCGTACTCCGTACTACCCGGCTTCGCCGACTGGTCGTCACATGA